A portion of the Coprobacter tertius genome contains these proteins:
- a CDS encoding WbqC family protein: MNLGIMQPYFMPYIGYFQLMKAVDKYVIYDDVNYIKGGWINRNNLIVAGKKSLFTIMLSQASPNKLINEIEIKDDFRRLLRTLQMNYCKAPYYGPVMELMEDIVSFPDRQLALFIGNSFKCVLSYLGIKTELIYSSQLSKDCGLRGQDKVIDICNLLKADTYLNAIGGMELYDREEFKKHGIDLRFLKTGGIEYSQFNSDFIPYLSMIDVLMFNSVDETNRLLDCYELV; encoded by the coding sequence ATGAATTTGGGGATAATGCAACCCTATTTTATGCCGTATATCGGATATTTTCAACTGATGAAAGCGGTTGATAAATACGTGATTTATGATGATGTAAATTACATTAAAGGAGGGTGGATCAACCGCAACAACCTGATTGTAGCCGGGAAAAAAAGTCTCTTTACGATCATGTTGTCACAGGCCAGTCCCAACAAGCTTATCAATGAGATAGAAATAAAAGACGATTTCAGAAGATTGCTTCGCACCTTGCAAATGAATTATTGCAAGGCTCCTTATTATGGGCCGGTAATGGAACTGATGGAAGATATCGTCTCTTTTCCCGACCGGCAATTAGCACTTTTTATCGGTAATAGTTTCAAATGTGTATTATCGTACCTCGGTATAAAAACCGAGCTCATATATTCATCGCAACTTTCGAAAGATTGCGGTTTACGGGGGCAAGATAAAGTTATCGATATTTGTAATTTACTTAAAGCGGATACGTATCTTAACGCTATCGGCGGAATGGAGTTGTATGACAGAGAAGAGTTTAAAAAACACGGCATCGATCTGCGTTTTTTGAAAACCGGAGGAATCGAATATTCTCAGTTCAATTCAGATTTTATTCCTTATTTATCTATGATCGATGTCCTCATGTTCAATTCTGTCGATGAAACCAACCGGTTACTCGATTGTTATGAATTAGTTTGA
- a CDS encoding ATP-grasp domain-containing protein: protein MKKIAILGASKPHLQLYTKAREMGVETYCFAWKEGAYCKDFADHYYDISITDKEAIARVCRDEHIDGILSNALEIAVPTMAYVSEKLGLNGISYETACTARNKYKMREKVNLAKASLQPAYRLYKEGESPDRFPVIVKPTDGSCSNGVTKVEDGPSFVTAIERALSASSNNEILIEECIEGREISVESLSFHGRHYVLMITDKETTGAPYFVETAHHQPTDLPGNIQRRVRESVVKILDAIGIENGASHTEFKIDRKGNVYFIEIGARGGGDFISYDLVLLSTGYDYVKGMIEVALNEFTEPNIESGSYSGVYFLGEDVGYVKDFIEKNSREPWVYRYEIEEAPLKKLKKSQDRTGYIIYQSDHRILIPEKKGIDN, encoded by the coding sequence ATGAAAAAAATAGCCATATTAGGAGCCAGTAAGCCTCATTTACAGCTTTATACGAAAGCTCGGGAAATGGGAGTAGAGACGTATTGCTTTGCTTGGAAAGAGGGGGCATATTGTAAAGATTTTGCCGATCATTATTATGATATATCCATCACTGATAAGGAAGCGATTGCTCGTGTTTGTCGGGATGAACATATCGATGGTATTCTCTCTAATGCTCTTGAAATTGCGGTACCTACTATGGCGTATGTTTCAGAAAAATTGGGACTTAACGGCATTTCGTACGAAACTGCCTGCACGGCAAGGAATAAATATAAGATGCGTGAAAAAGTGAATCTTGCGAAAGCATCTTTACAACCTGCATATCGGCTATACAAAGAAGGGGAGAGTCCCGACCGGTTCCCGGTTATTGTAAAGCCAACCGACGGTTCGTGCAGTAACGGGGTGACGAAAGTAGAAGACGGGCCGTCGTTTGTTACGGCGATAGAACGGGCTTTGTCGGCGTCATCAAATAATGAAATATTAATAGAAGAATGTATCGAGGGACGTGAAATATCGGTAGAATCTCTTTCATTCCACGGCCGTCATTATGTGTTGATGATTACCGATAAAGAAACGACCGGAGCACCTTATTTTGTAGAAACAGCCCACCACCAGCCCACTGATCTCCCTGGTAATATTCAGCGGAGAGTCAGAGAGTCGGTCGTAAAAATATTGGATGCAATAGGAATAGAGAACGGTGCTTCGCATACCGAATTTAAAATAGACAGAAAGGGCAATGTATATTTTATTGAAATAGGAGCCCGGGGAGGAGGTGATTTTATCTCTTATGATCTGGTACTACTCAGCACGGGATATGATTATGTAAAAGGTATGATAGAGGTAGCGTTAAACGAATTTACCGAACCGAATATCGAATCCGGCAGTTATTCCGGTGTTTACTTTTTGGGGGAGGATGTCGGTTATGTTAAGGATTTTATCGAAAAAAACAGTCGAGAACCCTGGGTATATAGATATGAGATAGAGGAGGCTCCTCTTAAAAAATTAAAGAAGTCTCAGGACCGCACCGGTTATATCATATATCAATCGGACCATCGTATTCTGATTCCTGAGAAAAAGGGCATCGATAATTAA
- a CDS encoding NAD-dependent epimerase/dehydratase family protein: MNKNIVVFGATGTLGTHIAVHFKNLGYRVYAVGHRSNDNGFFADYDIPYFSVDIADEAQFEKLPHENIYAVLHFAGALPASMEGYSPALYIDSIVKGTLNVLEYTRKCGAEKIVFPQSLFDISYLFGTKEPIPADAERRAPMSGDHAVYVIAKMAAVDLIEHYYHKYGIKRFILRLSRIYMFHPNPYTFTDGVKCLISDRYLIDRAMKGEKIEIWGDPDRLLETICVKDFLQIVQKSVESSLDGGIYNVGSGGSTLRQRIFDIVDVFSPDDRKSPIVYCPEKKNSQQFVLDISKTMRELGYRPQYDWKAYLLDFKKEMEEQPFKKLWGTTEDYEK, translated from the coding sequence ATGAATAAAAATATTGTAGTATTTGGAGCGACGGGTACCTTGGGTACTCATATTGCGGTACATTTCAAAAACTTGGGATACCGAGTTTATGCAGTAGGACACCGAAGTAACGATAACGGTTTTTTCGCCGATTATGATATCCCTTATTTTTCGGTCGATATTGCCGACGAAGCGCAATTCGAAAAGTTACCGCACGAAAATATTTATGCCGTTCTTCATTTTGCAGGAGCATTGCCGGCAAGTATGGAGGGGTATTCCCCTGCGCTTTATATCGATTCTATTGTAAAAGGGACGTTGAATGTTTTGGAATATACCCGGAAATGCGGGGCCGAAAAAATCGTTTTTCCGCAATCGTTATTCGACATCAGTTACTTATTCGGGACGAAAGAACCTATACCAGCCGATGCCGAGAGAAGAGCACCCATGTCGGGAGACCATGCTGTATATGTGATTGCCAAGATGGCTGCGGTCGATCTTATCGAACATTATTATCACAAGTACGGCATTAAACGTTTTATCCTGAGGTTGTCACGTATATATATGTTTCATCCCAATCCTTATACTTTTACCGACGGTGTAAAATGTCTGATTTCCGACCGCTACCTTATCGATCGGGCGATGAAAGGTGAAAAAATAGAAATTTGGGGAGATCCCGACCGTTTACTCGAAACTATTTGTGTAAAAGATTTTTTGCAAATTGTTCAAAAAAGCGTAGAGTCTTCCCTGGATGGCGGTATTTACAATGTCGGAAGCGGAGGCTCTACTCTGCGGCAACGTATATTCGATATTGTGGATGTATTTTCTCCGGACGATCGTAAATCGCCGATCGTTTACTGTCCCGAAAAGAAAAATTCACAGCAGTTTGTTCTGGATATAAGCAAGACGATGAGGGAATTGGGGTACCGTCCGCAGTATGACTGGAAAGCTTATTTGCTCGATTTCAAAAAAGAGATGGAAGAGCAGCCTTTTAAAAAATTATGGGGCACAACAGAAGATTATGAAAAATAA
- a CDS encoding glycosyltransferase, producing MKNKKETVSETAPLVSIRCLAFNHEKYIRQCLDGFVMQRTTFPVEIIVHDDASTDGTAAIIREYAERYPNIIPLLETENQYSKKDGSLGRIMNAAVHGKYVALCEGDDYWTDPLKLQKQVDFLESHPDYALVYTDVRFYYEAKKKLSDPVFHSGMIKRTTDFTEHLVNAGFLAPCTWVCRREVLPPPTTVYCDGTFPWMLDLYHNSKIYYLDEATAVYRFLEESASHSKSLQKRYEYGRGILKIQFDYIKKYGLSEDVKQRVLRNRYAVLLPDAAAIGDREFVREAQKFLKKLPLKKWERKALVTSASGLWDKYRFFIVSLYNRLVK from the coding sequence ATGAAAAATAAGAAGGAAACGGTTTCCGAAACGGCTCCGTTGGTCAGTATTCGTTGTCTGGCTTTTAACCACGAAAAATATATACGGCAGTGTCTCGACGGTTTTGTGATGCAGCGTACTACATTCCCGGTTGAAATTATCGTACATGACGATGCTTCTACCGATGGTACGGCCGCCATTATCCGAGAATATGCCGAAAGGTATCCGAACATAATTCCTCTACTGGAGACCGAGAATCAATATTCCAAAAAAGACGGTTCGCTGGGACGTATAATGAATGCCGCCGTTCACGGCAAATATGTCGCTTTATGCGAAGGAGACGATTATTGGACAGATCCGCTGAAGTTACAAAAGCAGGTCGATTTTCTGGAGTCACATCCCGATTATGCGCTGGTATATACCGACGTGAGATTTTATTACGAGGCTAAAAAAAAACTTTCCGATCCGGTGTTTCATTCCGGTATGATAAAGCGAACGACCGATTTTACCGAACATTTGGTGAATGCCGGTTTCTTGGCTCCCTGCACCTGGGTTTGCCGGCGGGAGGTTTTACCGCCTCCTACGACGGTTTACTGTGACGGTACTTTTCCGTGGATGCTCGATCTTTATCATAATTCGAAAATATATTATCTCGATGAGGCAACAGCGGTTTATCGTTTCCTCGAAGAGAGTGCGAGTCATTCCAAATCGTTGCAGAAACGATATGAATACGGAAGAGGAATTTTGAAAATACAATTCGATTATATAAAAAAATACGGGTTATCTGAAGACGTAAAACAAAGGGTGTTACGTAACCGATATGCCGTATTGTTACCCGATGCCGCAGCGATCGGTGATAGAGAATTCGTACGCGAGGCTCAGAAATTCTTAAAAAAATTACCTTTAAAAAAGTGGGAGCGTAAAGCTTTGGTTACGAGTGCATCGGGATTATGGGATAAGTATCGTTTTTTTATAGTGTCGTTATATAACCGGTTGGTAAAATAA
- a CDS encoding lipopolysaccharide biosynthesis protein: MILNQLKAGAVLSYVSLGINTVIGLLYTPYMLRMMGQNEYGLYSLVASVVAYLTVLDLGFGNAIIRYTAKFRAEGKKREQYEMFGMFLRLYTLIGVVAFLCGMLLYYNIENLFGKTMTADDLSKVRVMLLLMSFNLAVTFPLSIFGSIITAYEDFVFQKTVNIIRIILNPVVMVIMLYIGYRAIGMVVVTTIFNVLTLLINWWYCKHKIHIKIYRGKFKWDFFREISVYSFWIFLNAIMDRIYWSTGQFVLGVYQGAAVVAIYAVAIQLQTIYMSFSTAISSVFLPKVTGMVTKGQSEKSISDLFIRTGRIQYIVMAYILTGFIVFGKEFIVFWAGADYQSAYYITLLFFIPLTVPLIQNLGITILQARNQMKFRSLLYLVIAVMSLSLSIPLSKYYGGIGCAVGTSLALLVGQVIVMNIYYHKKIHIDILRFWKEVGKMSLVPLLLGVISYCAVQYAPIQKSLGLFILSVFLFSLIYIVLFWHISMNNYERDLIKQPVKKILSILIK, from the coding sequence TTGATACTGAACCAGCTAAAAGCAGGCGCTGTTTTATCGTATGTTTCTTTAGGTATAAACACCGTAATCGGGTTGTTATATACCCCATACATGTTGCGTATGATGGGTCAAAACGAATATGGATTATATTCGCTTGTGGCGTCCGTCGTGGCTTATTTGACTGTACTCGATTTGGGCTTCGGGAATGCGATTATCAGATACACGGCCAAATTCAGGGCCGAAGGGAAAAAGCGGGAACAATATGAAATGTTCGGTATGTTTTTGAGATTATATACTCTGATCGGAGTAGTTGCTTTCCTATGTGGGATGCTGCTATATTATAATATTGAAAATCTGTTTGGAAAAACGATGACAGCGGATGACTTGTCAAAGGTGAGGGTTATGTTGTTGCTCATGAGTTTTAATTTGGCGGTCACTTTCCCCTTAAGCATATTCGGTTCAATTATAACGGCCTATGAAGATTTCGTATTTCAGAAAACGGTCAATATCATCCGTATTATACTGAATCCGGTCGTCATGGTTATCATGCTTTATATAGGGTACAGGGCTATAGGGATGGTTGTTGTGACTACGATATTCAATGTTTTGACGTTACTGATAAATTGGTGGTATTGTAAACATAAGATACATATAAAAATATATCGGGGAAAATTTAAATGGGATTTTTTTCGTGAGATATCCGTTTATTCGTTTTGGATTTTTCTGAATGCGATTATGGACCGTATTTATTGGAGTACGGGGCAATTCGTGTTGGGAGTGTATCAGGGCGCGGCTGTGGTAGCCATTTATGCGGTTGCGATTCAGTTGCAAACGATATACATGAGTTTTTCAACGGCCATATCGAGTGTTTTTTTGCCAAAGGTAACCGGCATGGTTACCAAGGGACAAAGTGAAAAATCCATATCCGATTTATTTATTCGTACAGGTCGTATTCAGTATATCGTAATGGCTTATATTCTGACGGGATTTATTGTATTTGGGAAGGAGTTTATCGTATTTTGGGCAGGGGCAGACTATCAGTCCGCTTATTATATTACTTTGCTTTTCTTTATTCCGTTAACGGTTCCGTTGATACAAAATTTGGGAATAACTATTCTACAGGCCCGCAATCAAATGAAATTTCGATCTTTATTATACCTGGTTATAGCCGTTATGAGTTTGTCCTTGTCGATACCCTTATCAAAATATTACGGCGGCATCGGTTGTGCAGTCGGAACGTCTTTGGCATTGTTGGTGGGCCAGGTAATTGTGATGAATATTTATTATCATAAGAAGATTCACATCGATATATTAAGGTTTTGGAAGGAAGTAGGCAAAATGTCGTTAGTTCCGTTGCTTTTAGGTGTAATAAGTTATTGTGCGGTACAGTATGCTCCGATACAAAAAAGTCTGGGATTATTTATACTTTCAGTTTTTCTGTTTTCTTTAATTTATATCGTCTTATTCTGGCATATAAGTATGAATAACTATGAAAGGGATCTGATTAAGCAGCCGGTAAAAAAAATATTGAGCATCCTTATAAAATGA
- a CDS encoding Coenzyme F420 hydrogenase/dehydrogenase, beta subunit C-terminal domain, with protein sequence MIKLSEKKDCCGCEACVQRCPKECIEMRLDEEGFSYPRINERLCIDCGLCEKVCPVINRSEKRQPVKVYASENKNETVRKESSSGGIFTLLAEQVIEEGGVVFGARFNENWEVVHSYCESKEGLAQFRGSKYVQSRIGRAFLEAESFIKAGRKVLFSGTPCQIAGLRLFLKKEYENLLTVDFVCHGVPSPGVFQKYLREIIARKGGRKNSVFTHPNPAQMRDISRIHFRDKSLGWKKFSFSLTLSTPAGVEQNTVFLSEPLNKNIYLKGFLSNLYLRPSCHACPVRDLKSGSDITLGDYWGITRVHPAYRNDDKGVSLVLVNTEKGFLSYERISEETTSLESDFRKAVAINPSIAKDVDMPCKRKDFFTMYKDRSFSLIDSVSLLTRESKIVRWSKFIRRVNNRMKFEICRRIKK encoded by the coding sequence ATGATAAAGTTATCTGAAAAAAAGGATTGTTGCGGCTGTGAGGCCTGTGTTCAACGGTGTCCGAAGGAATGCATCGAGATGCGGTTGGATGAGGAGGGATTTTCTTATCCTCGAATAAATGAAAGACTGTGTATCGATTGCGGACTCTGCGAGAAGGTTTGCCCGGTTATAAATCGGAGTGAGAAGCGCCAACCGGTAAAAGTATACGCTTCTGAAAATAAAAATGAGACGGTACGGAAAGAAAGTTCCTCAGGCGGTATTTTTACGTTGCTTGCCGAACAGGTGATCGAAGAAGGAGGAGTAGTCTTCGGCGCCCGCTTTAATGAAAACTGGGAAGTCGTGCATAGCTATTGTGAGAGTAAAGAAGGATTGGCGCAGTTTAGGGGATCGAAATATGTGCAAAGTCGCATCGGCCGGGCATTTCTCGAAGCGGAAAGTTTTATAAAAGCGGGTAGGAAGGTTCTTTTTTCGGGCACCCCTTGCCAAATCGCGGGTTTACGGTTGTTCCTGAAAAAAGAATACGAAAATTTGCTTACGGTCGATTTTGTGTGTCATGGCGTTCCCAGCCCGGGAGTGTTTCAGAAATATTTGCGCGAAATCATCGCCCGTAAGGGCGGTCGAAAAAATTCAGTTTTCACTCACCCTAACCCCGCTCAAATGCGCGATATATCGCGCATTCACTTCAGAGACAAGTCGCTAGGCTGGAAAAAATTCAGTTTTTCTCTCACCCTCTCAACGCCTGCGGGCGTTGAGCAAAATACAGTTTTTCTCTCTGAGCCGTTAAACAAAAATATTTACCTGAAAGGATTCTTGTCTAATTTATACCTGAGGCCTTCTTGTCACGCCTGTCCGGTTCGGGATTTAAAAAGCGGGAGCGATATCACTTTGGGCGACTATTGGGGGATCACCCGTGTGCACCCTGCTTATCGAAACGACGATAAGGGTGTTTCTCTGGTACTTGTAAATACCGAAAAAGGTTTTTTATCTTATGAGAGAATTTCAGAAGAGACGACCTCTCTGGAATCCGATTTCAGGAAGGCGGTCGCTATAAATCCGAGTATTGCCAAAGATGTGGATATGCCATGTAAACGCAAAGATTTTTTTACAATGTATAAAGACCGTTCTTTTTCGTTGATAGATAGCGTATCGTTATTAACCCGGGAATCGAAAATCGTGAGATGGAGCAAATTTATAAGGAGGGTAAATAACAGAATGAAATTTGAAATATGCCGAAGAATAAAAAAATAG
- a CDS encoding polysaccharide pyruvyl transferase family protein → MPKNKKIGILTFQSGNNYGGILQCYALQNIVKSLGYEVEVINYIQPGVPAFKKIAPLIKSSASVSDFIYKMRDLFSVFFSRGYSESELQTERKKAILKEFDHFRNTYLNLSPVVTPETIGTYARRYDVIIVGSDQVWTPLYGNTVYFLDWFPEFQGKRISYAACSAHSSVRKFRRRKLKSSLDKFQAISVRDHTTARLVENITGSVPEIVQDPTQLYDFREFVNRIEKPYILTYILGSEIDGGHELSIRKIKDKTGDMEVIAIVIPGCFSDIKSVADQVIYEASPEEWVNLIANASFVYTDSFHGVLFSLKFKKPFLAYYKDVIRASRLLDLKERYRLNNIVQNITEYSFEDTQYLDPECCNKESSMNFLKSNLDEK, encoded by the coding sequence ATGCCGAAGAATAAAAAAATAGGGATTCTCACTTTTCAATCCGGGAATAATTATGGCGGTATTTTGCAGTGTTACGCGTTGCAAAACATAGTAAAATCGTTAGGATATGAGGTGGAAGTAATTAATTATATTCAGCCGGGTGTGCCAGCTTTCAAAAAAATAGCGCCTTTGATTAAGTCTTCAGCATCGGTGAGTGATTTTATATATAAAATGAGAGATTTATTTTCTGTATTTTTCTCGAGGGGCTATTCGGAAAGTGAATTGCAGACCGAAAGAAAAAAAGCAATACTGAAAGAGTTCGATCATTTTAGAAATACTTATTTAAACCTGAGTCCGGTAGTTACTCCCGAAACTATCGGAACGTATGCCCGACGATATGATGTTATAATAGTAGGTAGCGATCAGGTATGGACACCCTTATATGGCAATACCGTTTATTTTTTAGACTGGTTTCCCGAATTTCAGGGGAAGAGAATCAGTTATGCGGCTTGTTCGGCACACAGTAGTGTACGTAAATTCCGACGCAGAAAATTAAAAAGTTCGCTGGATAAATTTCAGGCCATTTCGGTTCGGGATCATACGACGGCTCGCTTGGTAGAAAATATAACGGGAAGTGTTCCCGAAATTGTTCAAGACCCGACACAGCTTTATGATTTTAGAGAATTTGTAAACCGAATCGAAAAGCCCTATATCTTAACCTATATTTTAGGAAGTGAAATAGACGGCGGCCATGAGTTGTCGATTCGGAAAATAAAAGATAAAACCGGAGACATGGAGGTAATCGCCATTGTAATACCCGGTTGTTTTTCGGATATTAAGTCCGTGGCCGATCAGGTTATATATGAGGCTTCACCCGAAGAATGGGTAAATCTTATTGCGAACGCCTCATTCGTTTATACCGATTCGTTTCATGGCGTCTTGTTCTCTTTAAAATTCAAGAAACCGTTTTTGGCTTATTATAAAGACGTGATCAGAGCCTCACGATTACTGGATCTGAAAGAAAGATACAGATTGAATAATATCGTACAAAATATTACCGAATATTCATTTGAAGATACACAATATCTCGATCCGGAATGCTGTAATAAGGAATCTTCAATGAATTTTTTGAAATCGAATCTTGATGAAAAATAG
- a CDS encoding EpsG family protein: protein MAPISNIFTVLLCIYIFCVIIYYPIVLYGDKYRYEQLFDAISIYNIQYWEKDVLWNYLALFIKSLYDNSQFYFAIIAFIYIYGYYKFSHKYIPPSYNFVFLLTTFGSMGFINYGVNTIRAGFALSILFLSLVYEKKLYKFLLIASISILFHKSMVIPVLSLYLTRYYKNTNTYLIIWLCILTLSYLGLSSFIESLQGIFENVDERVAYLSQTENELYDKAGFRFDFVLYSLMPIISGYYYLYKKNYDNPFYRHIYNTYLVINSFWLIVIRIPFTDRFAYLSWVFFPFIILYPLLTQRLFKRQYVKIILASFTVLFINFILSVINTQ, encoded by the coding sequence ATGGCTCCTATTTCAAATATTTTTACAGTATTATTGTGTATATATATTTTTTGTGTAATTATTTATTATCCCATCGTATTATATGGTGATAAATATAGATATGAACAATTATTCGATGCAATATCGATATATAATATACAATATTGGGAGAAGGATGTATTGTGGAATTATTTAGCGTTGTTTATTAAGTCGTTATATGATAATTCCCAGTTTTATTTTGCTATAATCGCTTTTATTTATATCTATGGGTATTATAAGTTTTCACACAAATATATTCCGCCCTCCTACAATTTTGTTTTTTTGCTTACTACATTCGGTTCGATGGGATTTATAAATTATGGAGTAAATACAATTCGTGCCGGATTTGCATTATCAATATTGTTTTTATCATTGGTTTACGAAAAAAAACTTTATAAGTTTTTATTGATTGCTTCCATATCGATTTTGTTTCATAAGTCGATGGTAATTCCTGTACTCTCTTTATACCTTACAAGATATTACAAAAATACAAATACTTATTTAATAATATGGTTATGTATTTTAACACTTTCGTATTTGGGTTTGTCCTCGTTTATAGAGAGTTTACAGGGAATATTTGAAAATGTAGATGAACGGGTTGCTTATTTAAGCCAAACGGAAAACGAATTATATGATAAAGCGGGTTTTAGGTTCGATTTCGTATTGTATTCTCTGATGCCAATCATATCGGGATATTATTACCTGTATAAAAAAAATTATGATAATCCTTTTTATCGTCACATTTATAATACGTATCTCGTAATCAATAGTTTTTGGCTAATAGTGATTCGAATACCTTTTACCGATAGGTTCGCATATTTAAGCTGGGTATTTTTTCCTTTCATTATATTATACCCGCTTCTAACGCAAAGACTTTTTAAACGTCAATATGTAAAAATAATATTAGCATCCTTTACGGTTTTATTTATAAATTTTATTCTAAGCGTAATAAATACTCAATAA
- a CDS encoding glycosyltransferase family 2 protein, with amino-acid sequence MITVFTPAYNRAYTLGKLYESLCKQTSTDFEWLIVDDGSTDDTEKLIASFINENKVTIRYIKQPNGGKHRAINRGVKEASGELFFIVDSDDWLACNAMERIQYHYENIKGDASFAGVCGLRSYADGRRIGGEVDFKILDCSSLDFRMKYKIKGDMAEVFRTEILRKYPFPEIEGEYFCPEALVCNRIAQTYKLRYFYEKIYLCEYLPDGLTAKITKLRMSSSFTSMLYYSELYGMSIPFLQKMKAAINYWRFAFCSQKPFVKKFSAINKITVLLVPAAFFLYLSDRYKNKI; translated from the coding sequence ATGATTACCGTATTTACCCCGGCATATAATCGGGCGTATACCCTGGGTAAATTGTACGAGAGTTTGTGCAAACAGACTTCGACCGATTTCGAATGGCTTATCGTCGATGATGGCAGCACCGATGATACCGAGAAGCTGATCGCATCGTTTATAAACGAGAATAAGGTGACGATAAGGTACATAAAACAGCCGAACGGCGGAAAACACAGGGCGATAAACCGTGGAGTAAAAGAGGCCTCCGGAGAATTGTTTTTTATTGTAGACAGTGATGACTGGCTGGCTTGTAACGCGATGGAACGTATTCAGTATCATTATGAAAATATAAAGGGCGATGCATCGTTTGCCGGTGTCTGCGGCTTACGGTCGTATGCTGATGGCCGGAGAATAGGAGGAGAGGTAGATTTTAAAATTCTCGATTGTAGCTCTTTGGATTTCAGAATGAAATACAAAATTAAAGGAGACATGGCGGAAGTTTTCAGAACCGAGATTCTGAGAAAATATCCTTTTCCCGAAATAGAAGGAGAATATTTTTGCCCCGAAGCATTGGTTTGTAACCGTATCGCACAAACTTATAAATTACGGTATTTCTACGAAAAAATATATTTATGTGAGTATTTACCGGATGGGCTCACGGCAAAAATTACGAAGTTACGCATGAGCAGTAGCTTTACTTCCATGCTGTATTATTCCGAATTATACGGTATGTCTATTCCGTTTTTACAAAAAATGAAAGCTGCCATTAATTATTGGAGGTTTGCTTTTTGCTCTCAAAAACCGTTCGTGAAAAAATTTTCGGCTATAAATAAAATCACGGTATTACTGGTACCTGCCGCATTTTTCCTCTACTTATCAGATAGATATAAAAATAAAATTTAA
- a CDS encoding glycosyltransferase family 32 protein, whose product MIPKIIHYCWFGRGQMPSLALKCIDSWKRYLSEYEFRLWNEDTFDVNSNTYVKEAYDSRKFAFVTDYVRLYALYKEGGVYMDTDVEVLKGLDPFLHLKAFSGFECNGFVPTGLMASEKGGLWVKELLREYDGRHFILPDNTLDMTTNTESITRYMKGKGLKLNNNFQDIDGLVTFYPSEYFCPFTPETGKLNLTENTYCIHHFANSWAPENYRRLSKIKKRVMKVIPPSVVNGMIKVLGLRKLKSYQMSKK is encoded by the coding sequence ATGATTCCCAAAATTATTCATTATTGTTGGTTCGGAAGGGGGCAAATGCCCTCGCTGGCTTTGAAATGTATAGATTCATGGAAAAGATACCTTTCCGAATACGAATTTCGTTTGTGGAACGAAGATACTTTCGATGTGAATAGCAATACGTATGTCAAAGAGGCCTACGATAGCAGAAAGTTCGCCTTTGTTACCGATTATGTAAGATTATATGCTTTGTATAAAGAGGGAGGTGTATATATGGATACCGATGTCGAGGTGTTGAAGGGATTAGATCCCTTTTTGCATTTAAAGGCATTTTCGGGATTTGAATGTAACGGTTTTGTGCCGACAGGATTAATGGCAAGTGAAAAAGGGGGCCTTTGGGTGAAAGAATTGCTGAGAGAGTATGATGGCCGCCATTTTATTCTTCCCGATAATACATTGGATATGACGACAAATACCGAGAGTATAACCCGATATATGAAGGGAAAGGGTTTAAAACTAAATAATAACTTTCAGGATATCGATGGTTTGGTAACATTTTATCCCAGTGAATATTTTTGCCCTTTTACGCCGGAAACCGGAAAACTGAATCTGACCGAAAACACCTATTGTATTCATCATTTTGCCAATTCGTGGGCACCAGAGAATTATCGGAGATTATCGAAAATCAAAAAACGAGTGATGAAAGTAATCCCTCCTTCAGTGGTTAATGGAATGATAAAAGTGCTGGGATTAAGAAAGTTGAAAAGTTATCAGATGAGTAAAAAATGA